In Mercenaria mercenaria strain notata chromosome 13, MADL_Memer_1, whole genome shotgun sequence, a single window of DNA contains:
- the LOC123528620 gene encoding hepatocyte growth factor receptor-like: MTRTWDCEVHTTCYGCLSDLVSCIWQQKPNDGVQPPNGRCISNESRVEKTAVVFNSSCPPLVHDVHPNKGPISGGTVLKLTGLMDNPARYGKNSQNNRVPVSVFINGVRCSVSDVTQFPERLECITPVAQTAGAFRISLEMHNNVTNTSIRDRFQTIVSKGRADYQPEFVYLDPVLFDRGVVHGSVKMSGNIQLTIRGKNLDIGSKRRVLIGRHDCLITEFDRIEDNKITCRSPELNDTRNYTIVYEVDKTRVVGPVVIYTPEPVVHDIQPRSSIVSGGLTLTISGENLEGFRQTCQLNLEDNNSTAMNVSFCEIAYEATDAVLLCKTTAFDSLNSLPFWTVPTLFNVYGKLRTIDRLPVLIVEDPVMDRDDKIIPISVNTNETEIYFKGSMLANISKHDVRISIGITGCVVNEVQEDGILCEVFDLLVSATDGLKERVKCEIGYRSYDLGTVAFKTKQQPHPIASRPPIEAESNYDSVVVVGAVMFCALVIAVVGIGIKKIRNKRHRSLDEPYNVHYRRDSNVLTLDGLSESHTSDVIQNRQNDYQEHRNLRGVAQDNTFVKESEPLLPVIDEDTRAMFAQKNLIISNECLVLGEIIGQGHFGCVYKGYLTLPNEKAEKIVACKTLHRNNPKDLDVNMFLKEALIMKDFHHNNVMELIGICLGVDKLPLVVLPFMRKGDVLSYIRDVNNQPTVKKLVVFGVDIANGMHYLSQLKFIHRDLAARNCMIDDNMRVKVADFGLSRDVYEKEYYSSCDKKAQLPVKWMSPESLEFGLFTHKSDVWSFGVVLWELLTRGVNPYPTVDNWDILRYLKEGRRLNKPDFCPDEMYRIMQQCWNWDPEERPLFGDLTIKIPELLRKLERVSEKRKQLETSY; this comes from the exons ATGACAAGGACTTGGGATTGTGAAGTGCATACTACTTGCTATGGATGTCTGAGCGACTTAGTCTCCTGCATCTGGCAGCAAAAGCCGAATGATGGTGTACAACCTCCTAATGGAAGGTGTATTTCGAATGAATCACGTGTAGAAAAAACAGCTGTTGTCTTCAATTCATCCTGTCCACCACTG GTTCATGACGTTCACCCGAATAAAGGACCAATTAGTGGTGGAACTGTGTTGAAGTTGACTGGCTTGATGGACAATCCAGCTCGATATGGAAAAAACAGCCAGAATAATCGGGTACCAGTCAGTGTCTTTATTAATGGTGTGAGATGCAGTGTCAGTGACGTTACACAGTTTCCTGAAAG ACTGGAATGTATAACACCCGTGGCACAAACAGCAGGAGCCTTCCGTATTTCATTAGAAATGCACAATAACGTCACAAATACTTCCATTCGGGACAGATTTCAAACAATAGTGTCCAAAGGTCGGGCCGACTACCAGCCAGAGTTTGTTTACTTG GATCCTGTGCTGTTTGATCGCGGGGTTGTCCATGGGAGCGTAAAAATGTCTGGGAATATACAACTGACTATCCGCGGGAAAAATCTTGACATTGGCAGTAAGAGACGCGTGCTTATTGGTAGACATGATTGTCTTATTACTGAATTTGACAG AATCGAGGACAATAAGATAACATGTCGTTCTCCGGAACTGAATGATACCAGAAATTACACGATAGTTTATGAGGTTGACAAAACTCGAGTGGTTGGTCCAGTGGTAATCTACACGCCTGAACCTGTAGTCCACGACATACAACCTAGATCATCTATAGTAAG CGGAGGATTGACACTGACCATATCGGGGGAAAATCTAGAAGGATTTAGACAAACTTGTCAGCTGAATTTGGAAGACAACAACAGCACTGCAATG AATGTTAGTTTCTGTGAGATTGCTTACGAAGCAACTGATGCCGTTTTATTGTGTAAAACAACAGCGTTTGACAGTTTGAATAGCCTCCCATTTTGGACAGTTCCCACCTTGTTTAATGTTTATGGAAAGCTGCGAACGATCGACCGGCTCCCGGTTCTTATTGTAGAAGATCCTGTCATGGATCGCGACGACAAAATCATCCCGATCTCAGTAAATACAAATGAGACGGAAATTTACTTTAAG gGGTCAATGTTGGCAAATATTAGCAAACATGACGTCAGAATATCAATTGGCATAACTGGGTGCGTTGTTAATGAAGTACAGGAAGATGGCATACTGTGTGAAGTGTTTGATCTTCTTGTGTCTGCCACAGATGGGCTAAAGGAAAGAGTCAAG TGTGAAATAGGGTATCGGTCCTACGACTTAGGCACAGTTGCATTCAAGACCAAGCAACAGCCACATCCAATAGCCAGTCGCCCTCCTATTGAAGCTGAGAGCAACTATGATAGCGTAGTCGTCGTCGGCGCCGTCATGTTCTGTGCGCTTGTCATCGCCGTCGTCGGCATTGGAATaaagaaaattagaaataaaaggCACCGATCTCTAGATGAGCCGTACAACGTGCATTACCGTCGGGACAGCAATGTTCTCACACTGGACGGCCTGTCAGAGAGCCATACCTCTGATGTTATTCAGAATAGACAAAATG attaCCAAGAGCACAGGAATCTGAGAGGAGTAGCACAGGATAATACGTTTGTTAAAGAATCTGAACCACTCCTTCCAGTAATTGACGAAGACACCCGAGCTATGTTTGCACAGAAGAATCTTATTATTTCAAATGAATGCCTTGTTCTGGGAGAAATAATAGGACAAG GGCACTTCGGCTGCGTGTATAAAGGATATCTGACTCTTCCAAATGAGAAGGCGGAGAAAATTGTTGCTTGTAAAACGCTCCATC GAAACAATCCCAAAGACCTAGATGTGAACATGTTTTTGAAAGAAGCTTTGAtaatgaaggattttcatcataACAATGTTATGGAGCTGATAGGGATCTGTCTTGGAGTTGACAAACTTCCGCTTGTCGTGCTGCCTTTCATGAGGAAGGGAGATGTACTGTCTTACATCAGGGACGTCAATAAT CAACCTACAGTGAAGAAGCTGGTAGTGTTTGGAGTAGATATTGCAAATGGAATGCATTATCTCTCGCAACTGAAATTCATCCACCGCGACCTAGCTGCAAGAAATTGCAT gaTCGACGATAACATGAGGGTAAAGGTAGCAGATTTTGGCTTGTCACGTGACGTATATGAGAAAGAATACTACAGTTCTTGTGATAAAAAGGCGCAACTGCCGGTTAAATGGATGAGTCCAGAAAGTCTGGAATTTGGGCTGTTCACACACAAGTCGGACGTG TGGTCATTCGGTGTGGTTCTATGGGAGCTTCTGACCAGGGGTGTGAACCCTTACCCAACAGTAGATAACTGGGATATTCTGAGATACCTTAAAGAAGGCAGAAGACTGAACAAACCTGACTTTTGTCCTGATGAAAT GTATCGCATTATGCAACAATGTTGGAATTGGGATCCGGAAGAAAGGCCATTATTTGGAGATCTGACCATTAAAATCCCTGAGTTACTCAGGAAACTAGAGAGAGTATCTGAGAAACGAAAACAACTAGAAACAAGCTACTGA